The Solenopsis invicta isolate M01_SB chromosome 12, UNIL_Sinv_3.0, whole genome shotgun sequence genome window below encodes:
- the LOC105199366 gene encoding transmembrane protein 181: protein MDGPGLGYSYHLPSAGWNLKVRNALSQFSDLFSEFNKYIAPAYHHDRCERSVQMRLYSMHKREFVMVFVAFFACFGLAVFIGLAGPPITSTSEQKAHLNGSEMATGPFIMKTPLLSTYSQQLWVIAKLSTSNNDDERYDKGFQVSVSIDGITADRKLVSVLPPEAGHNRTRHLKCERQSCEELVVAHLGFLDYTYYIITVRFHGLESFHQRYTIRELTFYFKNYNPAFTQIEIWFRLIFLLTTFGVMCWFGHSLRKYPLHDWSIEQKWISILLPLLILYNNPLFPMTFLVNSWVPGMLDAILQTTFLCAILMFWLCVYHGLRQNERRLITFYLPKLLVVGMLWGAALTLATWLRCTELEDPTYNYVLDTSNYYGFKVFFFTVGGFYIAYLLLLILKAYSELRSMPYFDLRLRFLTLLAAVVAGVCSLVTARQFGAGVLEDSFASRLSTYYRTSAQFMALYGLLNFYLYTMAYVYAPALQQVYGQHSSITKDSPAFSMFNDSEEEVIYGSDEDSRRPLTRTPRNAEDSD from the exons ATGGACGGGCCCGGATTAGGATACTCATATCACCTCCCATCCGCCGGTTGGAATCTCAAAGTCAGAAATGCACTGTCGCAGTTCAGTGATCTTTTTAGCGAATTTAACAAGTATATCGCGCCAGCTTATCACCATGATCGCTGCGAGag ATCCGTGCAGATGCGCTTATATTCGATGCACAAGAGGGAATTTGTTATGGTGTTTGTAGCCTTTTTCGCATGTTTCGGGTTAGCGGTTTTTATCGGTCTCGCTG GGCCACCTATAACATCAACCAGCGAACAGAAAGCGCATTTGAACGGCAGCGAGATGGCCACTGGTCCATTCATCATGAAGACACCTCTGTTGTCTACGTATAGTCAGCAATTATGGGTGATTGCCAAGCTGTCGACATCTAATAACGATG ATGAGAGATATGACAAAGGGTTTCAAGTTAGCGTTTCCATAGACGGTATCACTGCTGATCGCAAGCTCGTATCTGTACTACCCCCGGAAGCTGGACACAATCG AACCAGACATTTGAAATGTGAAAGGCAATCCTGCGAGGAATTGGTCGTCGCCCACCTTGGATTTCTCGATTATACCTACTACATAATCACTGTCCGCTTCCATGGACTTGAGAGCTTCCACCAGCGATACACGATACGAGAACTCACATTCTAC TTTAAGAACTACAATCCAGCGTTCACACAGATCGAAATTTGGTTCCGATTGATCTTTTTACTGACCACGTTCGGAGTAATG TGCTGGTTCGGCCATTCGCTTAGAAAGTACCCCCTGCACGATTGGTCGATAGAGCAAAAATGGATTTCTATTCTTCTTCCATTACTGATTCTGTACAATA ATCCATTGTTTCCCATGACGTTCTTGGTGAATTCCTGGGTACCTGGTATGCTAGATGCAATCCTGCAAACGACTTTCCTCTGTGCTATCCTCATGTTCTGGCTCTGTGTTTACCATGGCCTTAGACAG aACGAGAGACGGCTTATCACGTTTTATCTGCCCAAACTTTTAGTAGTGGGTATGTTATGGGGTGCGGCATTGACTCTTGCCACGTGGCTCCGTTGCACCGAATTGGAGGATCCCACTTATAATTATGTTCTCGATACATCGAATTACTAC GGCTTCAAGGTATTCTTCTTTACGGTGGGTGGTTTTTACATCGCATATCTGCTGCTTCTTATATTAAAAGCCTACAGCGAACTGCGATCTATGCCATACTtcg ATTTACGTCTGCGGTTTTTAACATTGCTCGCCGCGGTAGTCGCCGGCGTTTGCAGTTTGGTGACTGCACGTCAATTCGGAGCCGGTGTATTGGAGGACAGCTTTGCTTCTCGTCTCTCCACTTATTACCGCACGTCCGCGCAGTTCATGGCTCTTTATGGTcttctcaatttttatttgtacaccATGGCATACGTTTATGCTCCTGCACTCCAACAAGTCTACGGGCAAC ATTCATCGATAACGAAAGATAGTCCTGCGTTCTCGATGTTCAATGATTCGGAAGAGGAAGTAATATACGGATCGGACGAGGACAGCCGGCGACCGCTGACTCGCACTCCACGAAACGCAGAAGACAGTGACTGA
- the LOC113004371 gene encoding chitin-binding domain protein cbd-1 isoform X2, whose protein sequence is MRRFAIAIILQVSLRISALYTIECPIELQKDIVKYSEKTKPLQVSCTMQLLCLSEDLTNHENRNRRYQVHEYDPDDKAMCEVKLKINIARNLSAIETKEENPCARLAHHEHSKLLPHSTNCSLFYKCNWGVPMLFECPKELHFNPVLQVCDWPWQAGCNSTWIGCPRPFPRCPSYYPGPLLVPHPFLCDRFYQCNWGTLRLRKCPNGLYFDSHLKVCDWPYNSNCQIC, encoded by the exons ATGAGACGATTCG CGATTGCCATTATATTGCAAGTTTCTCTAAGGATCAGCGCATTATACACAATCGAATGTCCGATAGAATTGCAGAAAGACATCGTGAAATATAGCGAAAAAACAAAGCCACTGCAAGTAAGCTGCACAATGCAGCTCTTGTGTCTGTCGGAAGATCTGACGAATCACGAGAACCGCAATCGAAGATATCAGGTACACGAGTACGATCCTGATGACAAAGCGATGTGCGAAGTAAAGCTCAAAATCAATATTGCGAGAAATCTGAGCGCTATTGagacaaaagaagaaaatccGTGTGCTAGGCTTGCACATCACGAACATTCGAAATTACTACCTCATTCAACTAACTGCAGCTTG ttCTACAAATGTAACTGGGGCGTGCCAATGCTCTTCGAGTGTCCGAAGGAATTGCACTTTAATCCCGTTCTCCAGGTGTGCGACTGGCCCTGGCAGGCCGGTTGTAACTCGACCTGGATCGGTTGCCCGCGGCCGTTTCCACGATGCCCAAGTTATTATCCGGGACCGCTGTTAGTGCCGCATCCCTTCCTATGCGATCGATTCTATCAGTGCAATTGGGGAACGCTTCGATTACGGAAGTGTCCTAACGGACTTTACTTCGACTCACATCTTAAAGTGTGTGACTGGCCTTACAATTCGAATTGTCAGATTTGCTGA
- the LOC113004371 gene encoding chitin-binding domain protein cbd-1 isoform X1, protein MINKTNYINEYVYKQLFSPTAIAIILQVSLRISALYTIECPIELQKDIVKYSEKTKPLQVSCTMQLLCLSEDLTNHENRNRRYQVHEYDPDDKAMCEVKLKINIARNLSAIETKEENPCARLAHHEHSKLLPHSTNCSLFYKCNWGVPMLFECPKELHFNPVLQVCDWPWQAGCNSTWIGCPRPFPRCPSYYPGPLLVPHPFLCDRFYQCNWGTLRLRKCPNGLYFDSHLKVCDWPYNSNCQIC, encoded by the exons ATGATTAACAAAACGAATTATATCaatgaatatgtatataaacagCTATTTTCTCCAACAGCGATTGCCATTATATTGCAAGTTTCTCTAAGGATCAGCGCATTATACACAATCGAATGTCCGATAGAATTGCAGAAAGACATCGTGAAATATAGCGAAAAAACAAAGCCACTGCAAGTAAGCTGCACAATGCAGCTCTTGTGTCTGTCGGAAGATCTGACGAATCACGAGAACCGCAATCGAAGATATCAGGTACACGAGTACGATCCTGATGACAAAGCGATGTGCGAAGTAAAGCTCAAAATCAATATTGCGAGAAATCTGAGCGCTATTGagacaaaagaagaaaatccGTGTGCTAGGCTTGCACATCACGAACATTCGAAATTACTACCTCATTCAACTAACTGCAGCTTG ttCTACAAATGTAACTGGGGCGTGCCAATGCTCTTCGAGTGTCCGAAGGAATTGCACTTTAATCCCGTTCTCCAGGTGTGCGACTGGCCCTGGCAGGCCGGTTGTAACTCGACCTGGATCGGTTGCCCGCGGCCGTTTCCACGATGCCCAAGTTATTATCCGGGACCGCTGTTAGTGCCGCATCCCTTCCTATGCGATCGATTCTATCAGTGCAATTGGGGAACGCTTCGATTACGGAAGTGTCCTAACGGACTTTACTTCGACTCACATCTTAAAGTGTGTGACTGGCCTTACAATTCGAATTGTCAGATTTGCTGA